In Solanum pennellii chromosome 3, SPENNV200, a single window of DNA contains:
- the LOC107012999 gene encoding probable inactive receptor kinase At2g26730, translating to MIPSTRWVIMSIIFQMLLVLAGSETLEVRRALVKFMNKISLGNISKEVNFGWDLSSDPCTNKWEGITCDSKKQHVKNIVLDQKNLTGILDAAFVCEATSLAVLSLNENEIVGTLPQEISNCRRLTHLYLRGNKLSSNLPSSISRLSNLKRFVISDNAFSGQIPDMSRISGLITFLAERNQLTGQIPKFDFSNLVGFNVSYNNLTGPVPDVKGHFSSSSFSGNPGLCGVPLPSICPPSPPPTPHPVAKKRKVSYFIYLGYAILGLIIILLLVWKLFKCIRKKKSGSSPMDQNKTIISSSVVTKTPKNRSEYSITSSPENSMLSASFEILSSPLANKLRFEDMLRAPAELIGKGKHGSVYKVNVDGVTLVVKRISGWNISKDDFKKRMQRIHRMKHPHVLPLVAFYSSKQEKLTVYKYQQNGSLFKHLHSSQGSKVFEWASRLAIAASVAEALAFMHEGLQNDDIPHGNMKSTNILLNDDMEACIGEYGLMPNNQDESFIAQSDHSIREDHSVAITTRNAFKMDVYSFGVILLELLTGKPVQASGYDLSRWVNSVVRAEWTGEVFDKSLITDGTNEERMINLLHVALKCIDTSPDARPNMKEVAFIINSIKEDEEKSVSAFS from the exons ATGATTCCGAGTACAAGATGGGTAATCATGAGTATTATCTTTCAAATGTTGCTAGTACTTGCAGGTTCAGAGACTCTGGAAGTAAGACGAGCATTAGTTAAGTTTATGAACAAGATATCACTTGGGAACATATCGAAAGAAGTAAACTTTGGATGGGATTTATCATCTGATCCATGTACAAACAAATGGGAAGGGATAACTTGTGATTCAAAAAAGCAACATGTGAAAAATATTGTTCTTGATCAGAAGAATCTAACTGGAATTCTTGATGCTGCTTTTGTCTGTGAGGCTACTTCCCTTGCTGTACTGAGCTTGAACGAAAACGAAATTGTTGGAACATTACCACAAGAAATATCAAACTGCAGACGTCTGACACATTTGTATCTCCGTGGCAACAAATTATCAAGCAATCTACCAAGCTCTATTTCGCGGTTGAGCAATTTGAAAAGGTTTGTAATTTCAGACAATGCCTTCTCGGGGCAGATACCGGATATGTCAAGAATCTCAGGGCTGATAACTTTTTTGGCTGAAAGAAATCAGCTAACAGGGCAGATaccaaaatttgatttttccaATCTTGTAGGATTCAATGTTTCATACAATAACTTAACTGGTCCGGTTCCTGATGTCAAGGGCCACTTTAGTTCCAGCAGTTTTTCGGGTAATCCTGGATTATGTGGAGTGCCATTGCCAAGCATATGTCCACCCTCGCCACCGCCAACTCCCCATCCAGTTGCTAAGAAGAGAAAAGTTTCATACTTTATCTATCTTGGCTATGCTATTCTTGGGCTGATTATCATACTTCTGCTTGTATGGAAGTTGTTTAAGTGCATAAGGAAGAAAAAGAGCGGTAGTAGTCCAATGGATCAGAACAAGACTATTATAAGCTCTTCTGTTGTTACAAAGACTCCTAAAAATAGGTCAGAATATTCAATAACATCTAGTCCCGAAAACTCTATGCTCTCAGCATCATTTGAAATCCTTTCAAGTCCTCTGGCTAATAAATTGAGATTCGAGGATATGCTTCGAGCTCCAGCTGAATTGATTGGGAAAGGAAAACATGGAAGTGTTTACAAGGTCAATGTTGATGGAGTGACATTGGTAGTAAAGAGGATCAGTGGTTGGAATATTTCGAAAGACGATTTCAAGAAGAGGATGCAGAGAATACATAGAATGAAGCATCCTCATGTGTTGCCCCTTGTTGCGTTCTATAGTTCCAAACAAGAGAAGCTAACAGTTTACAAGTACCAACAGAATGGCAGTCTATTCAAGCATCTCCATT CATCTCAGGGCAGTAAAGTTTTCGAGTGGGCAAGCAGATTAGCTATTGCAGCTAGTGTCGCAGAGGCCTTAGCATTCATGCATGAAGGCCTTCAGAATGACGATATTCCTCATGGAAACATGAAATCCACCAACATTCTGCTGAACGATGACATGGAAGCCTGTATCGGCGAGTATGGTCTGATGCCCAACAATCAAGACGAGTCATTTATTGCTCAAAGTGATCATAGCATCAGAGAAGACCATTCAGTTGCAATTACTACACGTAACGCCTTCAAGATGGATGTTTATAGTTTTGGAGTGATTCTTCTTGAATTGCTCACAGGGAAGCCTGTTCAGGCTAGTGGATATGATTTGTCTAGGTGGGTAAATTCAGTTGTTAGAGCGGAATGGACTGGTGAAGTTTTCGACAAGTCCCTTATTACAGATGgtacaaatgaagaaagaatgaTCAATCTGTTGCATGTAGCTCTCAAATGCATTGATACATCACCAGATGCAAGGCCTAACATGAAGGAAGTTGCTTTCATCATCAATTCTATTAAGGAAGACGAAGAGAAATCCGTATCCGCGTTCAGCTAA
- the LOC107015095 gene encoding rac-like GTP-binding protein 3 isoform X2, with translation MASSASRFIKCVTVGDGAVGKTCMLICYTSNKFPTDYVPTVFDNFSANVVVEGTTVNLGLWDTAGQEDYNRLRPLSYRGADVFVLAFSLWIPELQHYAPGIPVVLAGTKLDLREDKHFLADHPGLVPVTTAQGEELRKQIGAAYYIECSSKTQQNVKAVFDAAIKVVIKPPQKQKEKKKQRRGCLMNVMCGRKLVCLK, from the exons ATGGCCTCAAGTGcttcaagattcatcaaatGTGTCACGGTTGGTGATGGGGCTGTTGGCAAGACTTGTATGCTTATTTGCTATACCAGTAACAAGTTCCCCACT GACTATGTTCCGACGGTGTTTGACAACTTCAGTGCCAATGTGGTTGTTGAAGGGACCACAGTAAATTTAGGTCTTTGGGATACTGCAg GACAAGAAGATTACAACAGATTAAGGCCACTGAGCTACCGAGGAGCAGATGTTTTTGTCCTAGCGTTCTCCTTG TGGATTCCCGAACTTCAGCATTATGCTCCTGGAATTCCGGTGGTATTAGCTGGCACCAAACTTG ATCTTCGTGAGGATAAGCACTTCTTGGCTGATCATCCTGGATTAGTTCCTGTCACCACTGCGCAG GGAGAGGAGCTGCGGAAACAAATTGGTGCTGCCTATTATATCGAATGTAGCTCTAAAACACAACAG AATGTGAAAGCTGTATTTGATGCTGCAATCAAGGTCGTCATCAAGCCACCACAAAAgcaaaaggagaagaaaaaacaaCGTCGGGGATGTCTCAT GAATGTGATGTGCGGAAGGAAGCTCGTTTGTTTGAAGTGA
- the LOC107013733 gene encoding RING-H2 finger protein ATL46-like — protein MSRISPILLWVIVIIAIVFFVFGLLHLLLRFYLKISSFSSISQSNRFPESSGSQVIQRQLQQLFRQHDSGLDQAIIETLPLFLYKDIKGLKEPFDCAVCLCEFSEHDKLRLLPFCSHAFHIHCIDTWLLSNSTCPLCRGIISSAVSMGNSLLGSIESREQWSFHLEDGIANDEKPDNVGEMRVFSVRLGKLKSINEGVENHEEKSTQGEIISCNLDARRCFSMGSFQYVVGDSELQIALPNVKILKAKCENTNFGANAEGKKISARTKGESFSVSKIWLWSKKGKFSNSSETNIGGPSVNIDIPMIKTTQFM, from the coding sequence ATGAGCAGAATCAGTCCAATTCTCCTATGGGTAATTGTAATTATTGCTATTGTGTTCTTTGTGTTTggtcttcttcatcttcttcttaggttttatttaaagatttcttctttttcgtCTATTTCTCAATCTAATAGATTCCCTGAATCATCTGGTTCTCAAGTTATTCAAAGGCAACTTCAACAGCTATTTCGTCAGCATGATTCTGGTTTAGACCAAGCTATCATTGAAACTCTGCCTCTGTTTCTCTATAAAGATATTAAAGGCTTAAAAGAACCATTTGATTGCGCTGTTTGTTTATGTGAATTTTCAGAACATGATAAGCTCAGATTGCTCCCTTTTTGTAGCCATGCTTTTCATATTCATTGCATAGACACATGGTTACTGTCAAACTCAACTTGTCCTCTATGTAGAGGCATTATTAGCTCCGCGGTTTCTATGGGAAATTCCTTATTAGGCTCAATCGAATCAAGAGAACAATGGAGTTTCCATTTGGAAGATGGAATTGCAAATGATGAAAAACCGGACAATGTTGGAGAAATGAGAGTATTTTCTGTTCGATTAGGTAAATTGAAGAGTATAAATGAAGGGGTCGAAAACCACGAAGAAAAAAGTACACAGGGTGAAATCATCAGCTGTAATTTAGATGCAAGGAGATGTTTCTCCATGGGTTCATTTCAAtatgtggttggtgattcagAGTTACAAATAGCGTTGCCTAATGTGAAGATTCTAAAAGCCAAGTGTGAGAACACTAATTTTGGAGCTAATGCAGAAGGGAAAAAAATCAGTGCTAGGACTAAAGGTGAGAGTTTTTCTGTTTCAAAGATTTGGCTTTGGTCCAAGAAAGGCAAATTCTCAAATTCTTCAGAAACAAATATTGGTGGACCTTCTGTTAATATTGATATACCAATGATTAAAACAACACAATTTATGTAA
- the LOC107014210 gene encoding uncharacterized protein LOC107014210, with the protein MHGKGQRGSELCRRLIGGQHMPVTTTTTVAVGDSSVVSTITADSFCKGGRKVSVGDCALFKPSHDSPPFIGIIRRLKLSEDNNLQLGVNWLYRPAELKLCKGILPEVAPNEIFYSFHRDETPAASLLHPCKVAFLSKGAELPTGISSFICRRVYDISNECLWWLTDQDYIKELQEEVGQLLNKTRVEMHATVQPGGRSPKPMNGSMSTSQLKPGSDNVQSSVTSFPTHVKGKKRERGDQGPESIKRERSIKTEDIDSSQIKAESILKSEISKITDKGGLLNSEGVEKLVHLMQPDRNEKKMDLISRSMLASVVAATENFDCLTRFVQLRGLPVLDEWLQDVHKGRIGESSNTKDGDKSVEEFLFVLLRALDKLPVNLQALQMCHIGRSVNHLRQHKNTEIQRKARSLVDTWKKRVEAEMNIIDAKSGSNQAATWPSKSRLPEASHSISKNPGGSNDVTKSAVAQLSASRMASIKTSQGETTVKSASLSPGSTKPASSPASGKEGQHRVSVGGSCDVPSAREDKSSSSSQSHNHSQSISGKEDGRSSTAVSMNSIKISTGGSRHRKSNNGYPGSSISGSQKESPAGRSSHRNPTSEKLLQSAVSGEKIMDVPVLEGSGHKLKVKMSNRGRSPAQSASGGSYEDPTNMSSRASSPVLSEKSDQFDRTLKEKTDADRSNLEANAESWQSNDFKDILTGSDDGDGSPAAVTEEERSKIVDDSRRSAEVRAACTSGTEAKSGKLHEASYSPMNALIESCVKYSESNVPMLLGDAIGMNLLASVAAEEMSKSNMVSPSVSPHRNTPAAEEACTGDDAKSKSPPGDITAGDRKNDDGDGNGEELIVASASWSEDKLLSSMGAAIELPGDRKASVSPSQETMAGGCKQFNSPCFDSQTAGEKLEITEKSVEVEKYASSPRTVSEKAIDGEASKQFHEETLVSREVKVEGPLDANLGGDGASVLGDKVASTVASFEDQKPSVEVCTYKFESENKNGMNRVLNIASAETKPSSVVVNSEKMEGSDKEERLANIEASVEDKARVGTDIVTRNQKGEASVERKNVVPVQNSGLLLNQKDRPGFSNAEVQKHGESRELNFSAGEADKTKDCGSANAKISFVSTAAPESASKVKFDLNEGFFSDEGKYGDPINLTGPGCLSNVHIMNPLPFAVSSVSCSLPASITVAAAAKGPFVPPEELLRVKGEFGWKGSAATSAFRPAEPRKSLDMPLSSATISRAEASTGKHSRPQLDIDLNVPDERTFDDINGQDSALELISPLGHSASRASLKNDVIDSPAVRCSGGLDLDLNRLDEPGDAGQCSVSSSCRLDGAVFPSKASTVGLPTGDVRRDFDLNNGPGVDESNAEQSLFHDNHQGSMRSQLPASNLRLNNPEMGNLSSWFTPGSTYSTVTLPSILPDRVEQTPFPIVTPGAQRILGPAGSPFTPDVYRSSVLSSSPAVPFQSSPFQYPVFPFGTSFALPSASFSVGSTSFVDPSSGGRIYTPSVNSPLLGPVGSVSSQYPRPYVVGLPDSNSNGTMDHNRKWGRQGLDLNAGPGVVDMEGREESVSLTSRQLSVAGSQALAEEHGRMYAVSGGVLKRKEPEGGWDSESFRFKQSWH; encoded by the exons GGTGGTCGCAAAGTTAGTGTGGGTGATTGTGCTTTGTTCAAACCATCTCACGATTCCCCTCCCTTCATTGGAATAATCCGAAGGCTAAAGTTGAGTGAAGACAATAACCTACAGTTAGGTGTTAATTGGCTTTATCGACCTGCTGAGCTTAAGCTTTGCAAGGGCATCCTTCCGGAAGTCGCACCCAACGAAATCTTTTATTCCTTTCATAGGGATGAGACACCTGCTGCATCACTACTGCATCCGTGTAAAGTTGCATTCCTTTCTAAAGGAGCTGAACTTCCAACAGGGATATCCTCATTTATCTGCCGGCGTGTTTATGATATTTCAAACGAGTGTTTATGGTGGTTAACTGATCAAGATTACATCAAA GAGTTACAAGAAGAAGTAGGTCAATTATTAAATAAGACGCGAGTAGAAATGCATGCAACAGTGCAACCGGGTGGTCGTTCTCCGAAACCAATGAATGGTTCCATGTCAACATCGCAATTGAAACCAGGTTCAGATAATGTGCAGAGCAGTGTAACTTCTTTTCCTACACATGTTAAGGGAAAGAAAAGGGAGCGGGGAGATCAGGGCCCTGAGTCAATTAAACGTGAACGTTCAATCAAAACAGAAGATATAGATTCTAGTCAAATCAAAGCTGAAAGCAtattaaaatctgaaatttctAAGATTACGGACAAAGGAGGGCTTCTGAACTCTGAAGGGGTTGAGAAGCTAGTTCACCTCATGCAGCCAGAtagaaatgagaagaaaatgGATTTGATCAGTCGTTCAATGCTTGCAAGTGTTGTAGCTGCAACTGAAAATTTTGACTGTCTTACTAGGTTTGTACAGTTAAGGGGTCTTCCTGTGTTAGATGAGTGGCTTCAAGATGTTCATAAGGGGCGGATTGGTGAATCTAGCAACACAAAAGATGGTGACAAATCAGTTGAGgaatttctctttgttttgcttCGTGCACTTGATAAGCTTCCTGTGAATCTTCAAGCACTGCAGATGTGTCATATTGGCAGGTCTGTCAATCACTTGCGGCAGCATAAAAACACAGAAATACAGAGGAAGGCACGGAGTTTAGTTGATACGTGGAAGAAACGGGTTGAAGCAGAGATGAACATTATTGATGCCAAGTCCGGTTCAAATCAGGCTGCTACGTGGCCTTCTAAATCAAGGTTGCCCGAGGCTTCACATAGTATTTCCAAAAATCCTGGTGGTTCAAATGATGTGACAAAGAGTGCAGTTGCACAACTTTCTGCATCTAGAATGGCCTCAATAAAGACTTCACAAGGGGAGACTACTGTAAAGTCCGCATCCTTGTCCCCAGGCTCAACCAAACCAGCATCATCACCTGCATCTGGAAAAGAGGGTCAGCACAGAGTCTCGGTTGGTGGGTCTTGTGATGTCCCTTCAGCTAGGGAAGATAAGAGCAGCAGTTCTAGCCAGTCTCACAACCACAGTCAGTCGATCTCGGGGAAAGAGGATGGAAGGAGTTCAACTGCAGTGTCAATGAACAGCATCAAGATCTCTACTGGTGGTTCTCGTCACAGGAAGTCAAATAATGGATATCCTGGATCATCAATATCTGGAAGCCAAAAGGAGAGTCCTGCAGGCAGAAGTTCACACAGGAATCCTACTTCAGAAAAATTGCTGCAATCTGCAGTGAGTGGTGAGAAAATTATGGATGTGCCAGTTCTCGAGGGGAGTGGCCACAAATTGAAAGTTAAGATGTCTAACAGGGGACGCAGTCCTGCGCAGAGTGCCAGTGGAGGTTCCTATGAGGACCCTACGAACATGAGCAGCCGTGCTTCTTCTCCTGTGCTTTCTGAGAAGAGTGATCAATTTGACCGAACTTTAAAGGAGAAGACTGATGCAGATCGATCAAATTTGGAGGCAAATGCTGAATCATGGCAGAGTAATGATTTCAAAGATATACTAACTGGTTCTGATGATGGAGATGGATCACCAGCTGCTGTTACAGAGGAGGAGCGAAGCAAGATTGTTGATGACAGCAGGAGATCAGCAGAAGTTAGAGCTGCTTGTACATCAGGGACTGAAGCCAAGTCCGGAAAGCTTCACGAAGCTTCTTACAGCCCCATGAATGCTTTGATTGAGAGCTGTGTAAAATATTCTGAATCGAACGTTCCTATGTTATTGGGTGATGCTATTGGTATGAATCTCCTTGCCAGTGTGGCTGCTGAAGAAATGTCCAAGTCTAACATGGTATCACCTTCCGTTTCCCCGCATAGAAACACCCCTGCTGCTGAAGAGGCTTGCACAGGCGACGACGCTAAGTCAAAGTCACCTCCTGGTGATATCACTGCTGGTGACCGTAAaaatgatgatggtgatggtaaTGGAGAGGAACTCATTGTTGCTAGTGCTTCATGGTCCGAGGATAAACTGCTTTCATCCATGGGTGCTGCAATTGAGTTACCTGGAGATAGAAAGGCCTCCGTTTCACCTTCTCAAGAGACAATGGCAGGTGGATGTAAACAGTTCAACTCTCCCTGCTTTGATTCACAGACGGCTGGAGAAAAGTTAGAGATCACTGAGAAGTCAGTTGAGGTGGAAAAGTATGCTTCTTCACCTCGTACTGTATCTGAGAAGGCAATTGATGGTGAAGCAAGCAAGCAATTCCATGAGGAAACTCTGGTGTCCCGTGAGGTCAAAGTTGAAGGTCCTTTAGATGCTAATTTAGGTGGAGATGGTGCTTCAGTATTAGGAGACAAGGTCGCTAGTACAGTTGCAAGCTTTGAAGACCAGAAACCATCAGTTGAAGTCTGCACTTATAAGTTTGAAAGTGAGAACAAAAATGGCATGAACAGGGTGTTGAACATTGCTAGTGCTGAGACGAAACCATCTTCGGTGGTGGTAAATTCTGAAAAGATGGAGGGAAGTGACAAGGAAGAGCGCTTAGCAAATATTGAAGCTTCAGTTGAGGATAAAGCCCGTGTTGGAACTGACATAGTTACAAGAAATCAGAAGGGTGAAGCTAGTGTTGAAAGGAAGAACGTTGTTCCTGTGCAGAACTCTGGTTTGTTACTCAATCAGAAAGATAGACCTGGATTTTCAAATGCAGAAGTGCAGAAACATGGGGAATCTAGAGAATTGAACTTTTCTGCTGGTGAAGCAGATAAAACAAAGGACTGTGGATCTGCCAATGCAAAGATTTCTTTTGTCTCTACTGCTGCTCCAGAGTCAGCTTCAAAGGTGAAGTTTGACTTAAATGAAGGTTTTTTTTCTGATGAGGGGAAATACGGGGATCCAATCAACCTTACAGGCCCTGGATGTTTATCAAATGTCCATATTATGAACCCATTGCCTTTTGCTGTATCCTCAGTTTCCTGTAGTCTCCCTGCCTCCATTACTGTAGCCGCCGCCGCCAAAGGTCCGTTTGTTCCACCTGAGGAGCTATTGAGGGTCAAAGGTGAGTTTGGGTGGAAAGGCTCTGCTGCCACAAGTGCATTTCGCCCAGCTGAGCCCAGAAAATCACTTGATATGCCGTTAAGTTCAGCAACCATCTCTCGTGCTGAAGCTTCTACCGGCAAGCACAGTCGCCCTCAATTAGATATCGACCTGAATGTACCAGATGAAAGAACCTTTGACGACATAAATGGTCAAGATTCTGCTCTAGAGTTGATCTCTCCTTTGGGCCATAGTGCTAGTCGTGCTTCATTGAAGAATGACGTGATTGATTCTCCTGCTGTTCGTTGTTCTGGAGGACTTGATCTTGATTTAAATAGACTTGATGAACCTGGTGATGCAGGACAGTGCTCTGTGAGTAGCAGTTGTAGATTGGACGGTGCTGTTTTTCCTTCCAAAGCGTCAACCGTTGGCTTGCCAACTGGGGATGTGAGGAGGGACTTTGATTTAAATAATGGGCccggtgttgatgagtccaacGCGGAACAGTCTCTATTCCATGATAATCATCAGGGGAGCATGCGTTCTCAACTGCCTGCTTCTAACCTCAGACTGAACAATCCGGAAATGGGGAACCTCTCTTCGTGGTTTACCCCTGGAAGTACTTATTCTACTGTGACACTTCCATCAATTTTGCCTGATCGTGTGGAGCAGACGCCATTCCCAATAGTCACACCTGGTGCACAGCGAATCTTGGGTCCTGCTGGTTCTCCTTTCACACCAGATGTTTACCGGAGCTCGGTATTGTCATCTTCTCCTGCTGTGCCCTTTCAATCCTCCCCTTTCCAGTATCCTGTATTTCCTTTTGGAACAAGTTTCGCACTTCCTTCTGCATCATTCTCAGTTGGATCAACTTCTTTCGTTGATCCTTCCTCTGGTGGAAGGATTTATACGCCATCTGTAAATTCACCGTTATTGGGTCCTGTTGGCTCTGTGTCATCCCAATATCCGAGGCCATATGTCGTCGGCCTTCCCGACAGCAATAGCAATGGTACCATGGACCACAACAGAAAATGGGGCAGGCAGGGTCTGGATCTTAATGCAGGCCCTGGAGTGGTGGACATGGAAGGGAGAGAGGAGTCTGTATCTTTGACGTCAAGGCAACTCTCTGTTGCTGGTTCTCAAGCATTAGCAGAGGAGCATGGTAGGATGTATGCTGTATCTGGTGGTGTCCTGAAGAGGAAGGAGCCTGAGGGAGGATGGGACAGTGAGAGCTTCAGGTTCAAGCAGTCGTGGCACTAA
- the LOC107015095 gene encoding rac-like GTP-binding protein 3 isoform X1: MASSASRFIKCVTVGDGAVGKTCMLICYTSNKFPTDYVPTVFDNFSANVVVEGTTVNLGLWDTAGQEDYNRLRPLSYRGADVFVLAFSLVSRASYENILKKWIPELQHYAPGIPVVLAGTKLDLREDKHFLADHPGLVPVTTAQGEELRKQIGAAYYIECSSKTQQNVKAVFDAAIKVVIKPPQKQKEKKKQRRGCLMNVMCGRKLVCLK; encoded by the exons ATGGCCTCAAGTGcttcaagattcatcaaatGTGTCACGGTTGGTGATGGGGCTGTTGGCAAGACTTGTATGCTTATTTGCTATACCAGTAACAAGTTCCCCACT GACTATGTTCCGACGGTGTTTGACAACTTCAGTGCCAATGTGGTTGTTGAAGGGACCACAGTAAATTTAGGTCTTTGGGATACTGCAg GACAAGAAGATTACAACAGATTAAGGCCACTGAGCTACCGAGGAGCAGATGTTTTTGTCCTAGCGTTCTCCTTGGTGAGTCGTGCAAGCTATGAAAACATACTTAAGAAG TGGATTCCCGAACTTCAGCATTATGCTCCTGGAATTCCGGTGGTATTAGCTGGCACCAAACTTG ATCTTCGTGAGGATAAGCACTTCTTGGCTGATCATCCTGGATTAGTTCCTGTCACCACTGCGCAG GGAGAGGAGCTGCGGAAACAAATTGGTGCTGCCTATTATATCGAATGTAGCTCTAAAACACAACAG AATGTGAAAGCTGTATTTGATGCTGCAATCAAGGTCGTCATCAAGCCACCACAAAAgcaaaaggagaagaaaaaacaaCGTCGGGGATGTCTCAT GAATGTGATGTGCGGAAGGAAGCTCGTTTGTTTGAAGTGA
- the LOC107012383 gene encoding uncharacterized protein LOC107012383, which yields MATSFSCFCSAPVQSSVNRVNPDLNRQKPTSGSSWWTPLFGWSSEPDYIDSGSSSSAIRTGPVREISGFKSDPETGRCRSKFQPGGFTEDKAKELRRKTMQSSNFHDIMYHSAIASRLASDVSGR from the coding sequence ATGGCaacttcattttcttgtttttgttctGCTCCAGTTCAATCATCTGTTAATCGGGTTAACCCCGATTTGAACCGTCAAAAACCAACTTCCGGGTCATCCTGGTGGACCCCACTCTTCGGCTGGTCCTCTGAACCGGACTATATCGATTCCGGTTCCAGCAGTAGCGCTATTAGAACCGGGCCGGTGAGGGAGATTTCGGGTTTTAAATCGGATCCAGAAACGGGTCGTTGCAGATCTAAGTTTCAGCCGGGAGGTTTCACGGAAGATAAGGCGAAAGAGCTAAGGAGAAAGACGATGCAGAGCTCTAATTTTCATGATATCATGTACCATTCTGCAATCGCGTCTCGTCTTGCGTCGGATGTTTCCGGTCGGTGA